The sequence below is a genomic window from Thermoanaerobaculum aquaticum.
CGGCCAGGACCCCGTCTTTTTTCGCGATGATGCGGGCTTTGGCATGGGCTTCGGCGGTGAAAATGGCGTTGCCGGTGATGTCCGGTAGGTCTTCGGAGAAGGCCAAAGCTAAAAGCGGTGGAAGGTTGGTGGCGTAAGNNNNNNNNNNNNNNNNCCCTTACGGAAAATGCTCGTCCAACATGGCCCGCACCGCGGCTATGTCCTCGGGGGTGGTGCCGCAGCACCCTCCCACCAACCGCGCACCGGCGGCCACGCAGGCCAGCATGCAACGGGCGTACTTTTCCGAAGGCACGGGAGAAGCTGCCANNNNNNNNNNNNNNNNNNNNNNNGCCACCAGCGGCAAGTCGGT
It includes:
- a CDS encoding homocysteine S-methyltransferase family protein produces the protein AASPVPSEKYARCMLACVAAGARLVGGCCGTTPEDIAAVRAMLDEHFP